The genomic DNA CCGTCCAACTGGGTCTATCGCCGCCGCGACCTGCCGGTGAAGGTGCTTCAGGTGCTGGGCCAGTGGCGCAAGGTCGAAGATCCCGACGGCGCGCAGGGATGGATGCATGTCCGCCTGCTGAGCGACACGGCCACCGCGATCGTTCGGGCCGATATCGCGCCGCTGCGCGAATCCGCCAGCGACGGCGCGCGCGCCCTGTTCCGGGCGGAGCGCGGCGTGGTCGGCCGCCTGAGCGATTGTTCGGGCGGCTGGTGCGGCTTCGACATCAAGGGCCAGCGCGGCTATGTGAAGGCCAGCGATGTGTGGGGCGCGACCGGGAAATAGGATTTGCCGCGCTTAGCTTCGCATATTTCCCGCTAATTTTGACATTTTGATGCGGGAGTTGGACATTTTCGTGCGCGCGGGATGCGGAGGCGGACGGTGTGAAAGAGCCGTGGTCGGGCTTAGCAGGGATGGCCGATGTAGGACAGTTTGGGGTGGTTAGGCGACCGTCAGGTTTTCGGAAAAATTCACCGATAGCAGACGTTACCTGCTTACTCGGAAGGGATGCTGGGGATTGCGCAGAATGAAATCCTCAACGTCGCGGAGTCGTTCTGGCATCGCCTCGACATCTCGCCATCGCGTATGATTGATGAAGCGAAATCCCGCGTTCCATAGCGCTTGGACCTTGGTCCATTGCTCAACGTCTGATTTTCGAGGCACCTTAAATGCACGCCCCATCCAATGGAGGTCAGCCCTGCATTCCGGGCATATGGCGCTCGCTTCCTCAGCCAGCTTCCATGACTTCCGGCATTCGAAGCATGCATGTGGCCAAAGGCATTCCGGGCCACGATGCCGAGGCGGCACATATGGCTCGTGAACAACTCGGTTTCCCAGCGCTCGCCGCAGTTCCATGCGCTCAGTTTTTGACAGATCGGCCATTCTCTGAATTTGAACTATGCCCGGGACGTCAGCAATCAAGAATTACGGCACACGAGACGACTGGCAACAAATGGTCGCAAGCAGATGATTGAAGTCGTGATGCACGAGGCCCGCCCCCTCTCAACGACGGCGTTCGACCGATACGGAGAAGTGCGGGACCAGCGCGCAATCGGCGGGGGCGGTGCCGAAGGCGGCGCGGTCGATGCAGTTGGCGGCCGATGCGAAATTCGCCGCGATCGCCGCGCGGACGATGCCATTGTCGCGCATTCCGGCGTCGACCCCGCCGCCCTTGGCCGAGGTCGTGATTTCCCGGTCGAAAATCATCTGGCCATTGTCGATCCGCACCAGTTGATAGTGCAGCGTCACGCTGGCCTCATTCTTCGTGCCGATGCGAAAGGGCGTGTCGCTACCCTTCCATGTCACGACCAGCCGGGCGCGGCCGGACGCGGCATCGGGCGCCAGCATGTTCATCCGGTCGATACTGTCGCGCAGCGCCGCGTTGACGCTCGACCGTTTGGCCGCCGCGATCCAGTTGAGCGCGGAGCTTTTGATCGTGGGCGGCAGGCCCGCAATCTCGCTCGTCTCGATGCGATGATAGAGCGGGTGGCTGGCGGCGACCGGCCGGGGCGTTTCCGGCGCGAAGGGCAGGCCGATCGCCACCATCGGAATATCGTCCGCCAACGCGGGGGAAGTGGTCAAAGCGAGCAGCATCGGGGCAAGACATAAGCGCATAATGCTGTTGTCGCCGCTATGCATGACCATAGGATTAAAGTCGGATGACCTCACATTGACCCACCCCGTCATTGCGAGCGTAGCGAAGCAATCCATGTGTGCGCCAGTGGATTGCTTCGCTTCGCTCGCAATGACGATTCAGGTAAATGTCATCTCGCTCTAAAGAAGGGGGCCGCAGCCCCCTTCCCCATCCTCACCATTCATAGGCCTTGGGCAATGCGCCTTCGGTCGGCGTGGCGTAGCGGTCGCGCAATTTGGTCTGGCGGTTGTCCAGCGGCTGGGCGACGCCATCGATCCAGACCGCGACCGGGGCGGAGGTCATTTCCAACGGGTCGCCGTCCCACATCACCACATCGCCCGCCCGGCCGGCTTTCAGCGATCCGATCCGGTCGCCCAGCCCCATCGCCTCGGCCGGGGCGGAAGTGATGGTACGCAGCGCCTGCCCCCAGCTAAGGCCGGTCGCGCCCGGCACTTTGGTCAGCGCGACCATATTCCCCGCCTGCTGGGTCGCGGCGCGCAGTTGCAGCGCGTCGTCGCCGGTCAGCATCCCCATCGAGACTCTGACGCCGGCCTTCACCAGACGACCGACATTGCTCTGGGTCGCAGCGAGCTTTTCGAAGCTGGAAGGCAGATCCTCCAGCCCGGCGGTGATGACCGGGACTTTGGCCGCCGCGATCTGGGGCGCGACCATCCAGCCTTCGGTCGCGCCGGCCAGGATCAGTTTGAGCGCGGGGAAATCCTGCCGCAGCGACAGGACAGTCAAAATGTCGCGCGCGCTTTCGACATGGACCATCAGCGGCATCGCGCCGGTGACGACCGGCACCAGCGCCTCGGCATCCACCCGGTTGAGGAGCGCGTCCCACGAGCGGCCGTCATAGCTGGCGGGGGCTTTCGCATAATCCTGCGCTTGCCCCAGCATCATGCGGAAGGTCAGGATCATTGCCGCGCGGCTGCCGCCCGCCTCGCCCGCACCGGCTTCGCCCATCTCGACATATTGGAAGGCGCGGGCTTTGGTGATCGGGTTCATGTCCGCGCCCAGATCGACCACCGCGCCCTGTCCGGCGAAGATGCCGGTGCCGGTCGCGGGTGCGACCACGGCGCGGGTGATGCCAGCGGTGCGGCTGATCGCGACCGGATTGGCGAGCGGGTTGATCGCGGGGGCAACGTCGATCGCCGCCGAGAAAGGCGAGCGGGCGCTGATGTCGTTGGTTTCCCTGACCGCCGGCACTTCGGCCAGA from Sphingobium sp. CAP-1 includes the following:
- a CDS encoding SH3 domain-containing protein, giving the protein MGDMVFGSGMKRLLLGAGALAALGAAGVALAAPAKPVPYWASLAQDEARMRVGPSLDYPSNWVYRRRDLPVKVLQVLGQWRKVEDPDGAQGWMHVRLLSDTATAIVRADIAPLRESASDGARALFRAERGVVGRLSDCSGGWCGFDIKGQRGYVKASDVWGATGK
- a CDS encoding amidohydrolase family protein, with product MTKLAPKNPFGSSLSRTIACALAMATATPALAQSIAITGATLAIGDGSEPIRNGTVVITAGKVVAAGAGVAVPAGAKTIDAGGKWVTPGLVSGFSRVGLAEVPAVRETNDISARSPFSAAIDVAPAINPLANPVAISRTAGITRAVVAPATGTGIFAGQGAVVDLGADMNPITKARAFQYVEMGEAGAGEAGGSRAAMILTFRMMLGQAQDYAKAPASYDGRSWDALLNRVDAEALVPVVTGAMPLMVHVESARDILTVLSLRQDFPALKLILAGATEGWMVAPQIAAAKVPVITAGLEDLPSSFEKLAATQSNVGRLVKAGVRVSMGMLTGDDALQLRAATQQAGNMVALTKVPGATGLSWGQALRTITSAPAEAMGLGDRIGSLKAGRAGDVVMWDGDPLEMTSAPVAVWIDGVAQPLDNRQTKLRDRYATPTEGALPKAYEW